Part of the Candoia aspera isolate rCanAsp1 chromosome 1, rCanAsp1.hap2, whole genome shotgun sequence genome, TTCTTTTACTGAGCAGGTACGAGATGCGGCCTACGTCTGTCTGTTTTTAATGCGGTCCCAGATTTGTAGAATCCATTCAGGAttcttaaaatgtatatataattcTACCTCTTCaggggtttttttaaagaacaattttCATATTTCAAGATAAATCGGCTTTTTACTAACTGCTGTGCTTTTGGATTCATTAAAACTGTTAACTGTATGGAGCATGTGTTGGGGTGTGTTGCCTGCGCACACACTTTTCACCCCACAACTGTACATTTTTTCGGTAATGCCtccatttttattgcattatataCATATAGCAACATGGCCTCATTAATTTATATTGTACACTTCGTTTATTCTTTTGGTCCCTAGGATGAAGGGTGGCTAAATATTGTACACTGaaagatggtttttaaaaagatggttttAAAAGTAACAAATAAGTTGAAGCTAAAATTTGTTTCCTCAGAAATTGGTAAAACTCTGGCTATTCTCTCAAGTGTCTTCCAGTACACTGGTTGCTTTAGAAATGTTTGTTGTTGCTATGCTTTCAGAAGGCAAAATCTGGTGCTCATATTACTCTACCTTTTATCTTCTTGATCTACAAAAGAGATCCCCAGAATTTCGACAATGGCTATCAAGCCCATCATTCTAATTTTCATCTATGGACAACTGTGGTGGAACCACACCTCTGGAAAGACAAAGGGACCTGCAAGTGTGTTGCCCTCAACTGCGCTTGTCTTAGTGGGTCTCGATTCTGAACCCCACAGCTCTTCATATCAAGCAAGTAAATCAAAAGACCCTACCAAAAATGAACAGCAAATTTCCTCCCACAAGCCCCAGCTTCCTATCACAACAGAAGAACCTAAAGGAGCTGAAGTTGCAGATGAACATTTAATAGTTGCTGTGGTCATTGGGGTCATCTTGCTGCTCATGATTCTCATTATTATTGCCATCTTCCTTTGGAGGAAACGGAAAAGGGCAAATTCACCTCTTCCCCACTGGGCAGGCCGCTCCCCATTTGCAGATGGAGACATGCCCGACCATACTGTAGATAAAGAACCTGTGCAAGGCATAAAACGGATGTCCGTTCTCTCTCTTTTGCCATGGAAATTTAACAAGGATGCACAACTGCTGGAAAATAcagaaggacagctttctgaatcTAGGCAGAATGTGAATGCTCCACAGGGATGTAGTGCTGCAGGAACAGAGAGTGAGTCAAGCTACACTGCAACAGCAATCTTGGATTCTTCAACAAGCACCCAAACCCAACTTTCTGAGGAACCGAACAACTTAACTGACATTTCACTCCAGCCTGAGAGTCCAAGGCTACTAGATCCTCCTTCATCCAGCTGGCCCCATGGAGTCAATGTGGATATTTGTACCCATGAACCCTGTCCCTTGGAACAAAATGTAGAGATCCAGTGCTCTATACCGCCAGATCTGTCCCAACAAAATGTTGGTGAAGCAGGGCTGCTTCCTCCACCGCCAGAAGACTTTTTGTGTAACTGATTTTTATAGATTTCGGAAGAAATACGGCTtccttatgattttttaaaaaaaatcatatactgaaacaaaatggagaagatccATTTTGTTTCATCATCTCCCACTTCAAAAGATGCTTTCAGGAAGACCC contains:
- the EVI2B gene encoding protein EVI2B, yielding MAIKPIILIFIYGQLWWNHTSGKTKGPASVLPSTALVLVGLDSEPHSSSYQASKSKDPTKNEQQISSHKPQLPITTEEPKGAEVADEHLIVAVVIGVILLLMILIIIAIFLWRKRKRANSPLPHWAGRSPFADGDMPDHTVDKEPVQGIKRMSVLSLLPWKFNKDAQLLENTEGQLSESRQNVNAPQGCSAAGTESESSYTATAILDSSTSTQTQLSEEPNNLTDISLQPESPRLLDPPSSSWPHGVNVDICTHEPCPLEQNVEIQCSIPPDLSQQNVGEAGLLPPPPEDFLCN